One genomic region from Carcharodon carcharias isolate sCarCar2 chromosome 24, sCarCar2.pri, whole genome shotgun sequence encodes:
- the LOC121269314 gene encoding NACHT, LRR and PYD domains-containing protein 3-like isoform X2: MPKLERVLKDVEKHGPDPSDYMDITEGLLDVPSQLAGVQEKHREKLRAQTERLCVNTILIKEKTKVFQLVDHYTRLTVISPGRDLANVEHELLARGQDHEKRRERQLRRKLEQIRPSQLFRSSFSRRSSKCGSSAAVSGAPGMGKTTLVQKIVHDWTMGKIFPHFQFVFSFKFRELNAINGRINLRNLVLIFYPYFGNVLGELWKNPEGLLFIFDGLDEFKDSIDFADSWRNTEPQSVCTDPEFRCRVSDIVYGLIQRKLLPGCSMLVTSRPAALRLMEKAEINLWTEILGLVGDERKEYFNKFFEDQAVAAAVFKHAEENEILYTMCYNPSYCWILGLSLGPFFTQRDRKHQQVPKTVTQLYSYYIYNILKNHSREIKSPHDVLLRLGEMAFAGVSQKKVVFRNEDLIQWDLQPSQFLSGFLTELLERDDSAQSVVYTFPHLTVQEFIAALAQFLTPDPGDIRKLLSEARGKEDGRFEIFLRFVAGLSSPQAARPLEELLGPFPHQTTCRVIDWLKEKVTGQMGTGKAGTVPGEGVLLNTMHYLFESQNKALARGSMEALQLGGLRLTPIDCVVLSHVLGMCDAVKELDLEGCYVEQEGLKRLLPALRRCQELGLERNKLRDPGAKLLSTFLRSPDCELQRLQLAENGLTERGAADLAASLLASRSLAGLDLGRNKLGDSGVKFLCEALRNPDCAMEQVKLDDNGLTDSCTEDLSCALGTSRSLTILSLRSNGFTDNSYEAFFNLIQCCQSLEMIGLRENQFTANVRKLLRSVQKPHLQVIV; this comes from the exons ATGCCGAAGCTGGAGCGCGTCCTGAAGGACGTGGAGAAACACG GTCCTGATCCGTCTGATTACATGGACATCACGGAAGGTTTACTGGATGTCCCCAGTCAGCTCGCCG GTGTTCAAGAGAAGCACAGGGAAAAGCTCCGAGCCCAAACGGAAAGGCTGTGTGTGAACACTATCCTGATAAAGGAGAAGACTAAGGTCTTCCAGCTGGTCGACCATTACACTCGGCTCACGGTCATCTCTCCCGGTCGGGACCTTGCGAACGTCGAGCATGAGCTGCTCGCTCGAGGTCAAGACCACGAGAAACGCAGAGAGAGGCAGCTGCGAAGAAAGCTGGAACAAATCCGACCGTCTCAGTTGTTCCGGAGCAGCTTTTCCCGGAGAAGCTCCAAGTGTGGGAGCTCAGCAGCAGTGAGCGGTGCCCCAGGCATGGGGAAAACAACCCTGGTGCAGAAGATTGTTCATGACTGGACCATGGGGAAAATATTCCCTCACTTTCAATTTGTCTTCAGTTTTAAATTTCGGGAGTTGAACGCAATTAACGGCAGAATAAACTTGCGGAACCTGGTCCTTATTTTCTATCCTTACTTTGGGAACGTTCTGGGGGAGCTCTGGAAGAACCCAGAGGGCTTGCTGTTCATATTCGATGGCTTGGATGAATTCAAGGACAGTATTGATTTCGCCGACAGTTGGAGAAACACAGAGCCTCAGTCTGTGTGCACAGATCCTGAATTCCGGTGTAGAGTGTCTGACATTGTGTACGGTTTAATACAGCGCAAGCTGCTCCCAGGATGTTCGATGCTAGTTACCAGCCGGCCCGCAGCCTTACGCTTAATGGAAAAGGCTGAGATCAATCTCTGGACTGAAATCCTGGGATTGGTTGGTGATGAACGGAAGGAATATTTCAACAAGTTTTTTGAAGATCAGGCAGTGGCAGCAGCTGTTTTCAAGCACGCGGAGGAGAACGAGatcctgtacaccatgtgctaCAACCCTTCCTACTGCTGGATCCTCGGTCTGTCACTGGGCCCCTTCTTTACGCAAAGAGACAGGAAACACCAGCAAGTTCCCAAGACCGTCACCCAACTATATTCCTACTACATTTACAACATCCTGAAAAACCACAGCCGAGAGATTAAGAGCCCCCATGATGTGTTACTGAGGCTTGGTGAGATGGCCTTCGCAGGAGTCTCCCAGAAGAAGGTTGTGTTTAGGAACGAAGATTTGATCCAGTGGGATCTGCAGCCTTCCCAGTTCCTGTCTGGGTTCCTGACGGAACTCTTGGAGAGAGATGACTCCGCCCAGAGCGTGGTGTACACATTCCCGCACCTCACCGTCCAAGAATTCATAGCCGCGCTCGCGCAATTCCTGACTCCGGATCCCGGGGATATCAGGAAGCTCCTCAGTGAAGCCCGGGGCAAGGAAGACGGGCGATTTGAGATCTTTCTCCGCTTCGTTGCTGGTCTCTCCTCCCCACAGGCAGCTCGGCCCCTGGAGGAGCTTCTGGGCCCGTTTCCTCACCAAACAACCTGCCGGGTGATCGACTGGCTGAAGGAgaaggtgacagggcagatgGGGACTGGAAAGGCCGGGACCGTTCCGGGGGAGGGGGTCCTCCTGAACACGATGCACTACCTGTTTGAGTCTCAGAATAAAGCGCTGGCTCGGGGCTCGATGGAGGCCCTTCAGCTTGGCGGACTGCGACTTACCCCGATCGATTGCGTAGTCCTGTCCCACGTCCTCGGAATGTGCGACGCTGTGAAGGAGCTGGATCTGGAGGGGTGCTACGTTGAGCAAGAGGGACTGAAGAGGTTGCTGCCTGCGCTGCGCAGATGTCAGGAGTTGGG ACTGGAGAGAAATAAACTGCGAGACCCTGGAGCGAAACTACTGTCCACGTTCCTGAGGAGCCCGGACTGTGAACTACAGAGACTGCA GTTGGCCGAGAACGGACTAACGGAGCGCGGTGCTGCTGATCTCGCCGCCTCTCTCCTCGCCAGCCGCTCGCTGGCAGGTCTGGACCTGGGGAGGAATAAACTGGGAGATTCCGGAGTGAAATTCCTGTGCGAGGCCCTGAGGAACCCAGACTGCGCAATGGAGCAAGTGAA GCTGGACGATAACGGCCTCACAGATTCCTGTACCGAGGATCTCTCCTGCGCTCTCGGCACGAGCCGCTCATTGACGATTCTGTCCCTGCGCTCTAACGGCTTCACAGACAATTCCTACGAAGCTTTCTTCAACCTCATCCAGTGCTGCCAGAGCCTGGAGATGATCGG ACTGAGAGAGAATCAGTTCACTGCCAACGTGAGGAAACTCCTGAGATCCGTGCAGAAACCGCACTTGCAAGTGATTGTGTGA
- the LOC121269314 gene encoding NACHT, LRR and PYD domains-containing protein 3-like isoform X1 has protein sequence MPKLERVLKDVEKHGPDPSDYMDITEGLLDVPSQLAGVQEKHREKLRAQTERLCVNTILIKEKTKVFQLVDHYTRLTVISPGRDLANVEHELLARGQDHEKRRERQLRRKLEQIRPSQLFRSSFSRRSSKCGSSAAVSGAPGMGKTTLVQKIVHDWTMGKIFPHFQFVFSFKFRELNAINGRINLRNLVLIFYPYFGNVLGELWKNPEGLLFIFDGLDEFKDSIDFADSWRNTEPQSVCTDPEFRCRVSDIVYGLIQRKLLPGCSMLVTSRPAALRLMEKAEINLWTEILGLVGDERKEYFNKFFEDQAVAAAVFKHAEENEILYTMCYNPSYCWILGLSLGPFFTQRDRKHQQVPKTVTQLYSYYIYNILKNHSREIKSPHDVLLRLGEMAFAGVSQKKVVFRNEDLIQWDLQPSQFLSGFLTELLERDDSAQSVVYTFPHLTVQEFIAALAQFLTPDPGDIRKLLSEARGKEDGRFEIFLRFVAGLSSPQAARPLEELLGPFPHQTTCRVIDWLKEKVTGQMGTGKAGTVPGEGVLLNTMHYLFESQNKALARGSMEALQLGGLRLTPIDCVVLSHVLGMCDAVKELDLEGCYVEQEGLKRLLPALRRCQELGLERNKLRDPGAKLLSTFLRSPDCELQRLQLAENGLTERGAADLAASLLASRSLAGLDLGRNKLGDSGVKFLCEALRNPDCAMEQVKLYGVSLTPCCAQDLASVLRTNRSLQELDLSNNKLGDSGARLLSEALRNTDSAIQKLRLDDNGLTDSCTEDLSCALGTSRSLTILSLRSNGFTDNSYEAFFNLIQCCQSLEMIGLRENQFTANVRKLLRSVQKPHLQVIV, from the exons ATGCCGAAGCTGGAGCGCGTCCTGAAGGACGTGGAGAAACACG GTCCTGATCCGTCTGATTACATGGACATCACGGAAGGTTTACTGGATGTCCCCAGTCAGCTCGCCG GTGTTCAAGAGAAGCACAGGGAAAAGCTCCGAGCCCAAACGGAAAGGCTGTGTGTGAACACTATCCTGATAAAGGAGAAGACTAAGGTCTTCCAGCTGGTCGACCATTACACTCGGCTCACGGTCATCTCTCCCGGTCGGGACCTTGCGAACGTCGAGCATGAGCTGCTCGCTCGAGGTCAAGACCACGAGAAACGCAGAGAGAGGCAGCTGCGAAGAAAGCTGGAACAAATCCGACCGTCTCAGTTGTTCCGGAGCAGCTTTTCCCGGAGAAGCTCCAAGTGTGGGAGCTCAGCAGCAGTGAGCGGTGCCCCAGGCATGGGGAAAACAACCCTGGTGCAGAAGATTGTTCATGACTGGACCATGGGGAAAATATTCCCTCACTTTCAATTTGTCTTCAGTTTTAAATTTCGGGAGTTGAACGCAATTAACGGCAGAATAAACTTGCGGAACCTGGTCCTTATTTTCTATCCTTACTTTGGGAACGTTCTGGGGGAGCTCTGGAAGAACCCAGAGGGCTTGCTGTTCATATTCGATGGCTTGGATGAATTCAAGGACAGTATTGATTTCGCCGACAGTTGGAGAAACACAGAGCCTCAGTCTGTGTGCACAGATCCTGAATTCCGGTGTAGAGTGTCTGACATTGTGTACGGTTTAATACAGCGCAAGCTGCTCCCAGGATGTTCGATGCTAGTTACCAGCCGGCCCGCAGCCTTACGCTTAATGGAAAAGGCTGAGATCAATCTCTGGACTGAAATCCTGGGATTGGTTGGTGATGAACGGAAGGAATATTTCAACAAGTTTTTTGAAGATCAGGCAGTGGCAGCAGCTGTTTTCAAGCACGCGGAGGAGAACGAGatcctgtacaccatgtgctaCAACCCTTCCTACTGCTGGATCCTCGGTCTGTCACTGGGCCCCTTCTTTACGCAAAGAGACAGGAAACACCAGCAAGTTCCCAAGACCGTCACCCAACTATATTCCTACTACATTTACAACATCCTGAAAAACCACAGCCGAGAGATTAAGAGCCCCCATGATGTGTTACTGAGGCTTGGTGAGATGGCCTTCGCAGGAGTCTCCCAGAAGAAGGTTGTGTTTAGGAACGAAGATTTGATCCAGTGGGATCTGCAGCCTTCCCAGTTCCTGTCTGGGTTCCTGACGGAACTCTTGGAGAGAGATGACTCCGCCCAGAGCGTGGTGTACACATTCCCGCACCTCACCGTCCAAGAATTCATAGCCGCGCTCGCGCAATTCCTGACTCCGGATCCCGGGGATATCAGGAAGCTCCTCAGTGAAGCCCGGGGCAAGGAAGACGGGCGATTTGAGATCTTTCTCCGCTTCGTTGCTGGTCTCTCCTCCCCACAGGCAGCTCGGCCCCTGGAGGAGCTTCTGGGCCCGTTTCCTCACCAAACAACCTGCCGGGTGATCGACTGGCTGAAGGAgaaggtgacagggcagatgGGGACTGGAAAGGCCGGGACCGTTCCGGGGGAGGGGGTCCTCCTGAACACGATGCACTACCTGTTTGAGTCTCAGAATAAAGCGCTGGCTCGGGGCTCGATGGAGGCCCTTCAGCTTGGCGGACTGCGACTTACCCCGATCGATTGCGTAGTCCTGTCCCACGTCCTCGGAATGTGCGACGCTGTGAAGGAGCTGGATCTGGAGGGGTGCTACGTTGAGCAAGAGGGACTGAAGAGGTTGCTGCCTGCGCTGCGCAGATGTCAGGAGTTGGG ACTGGAGAGAAATAAACTGCGAGACCCTGGAGCGAAACTACTGTCCACGTTCCTGAGGAGCCCGGACTGTGAACTACAGAGACTGCA GTTGGCCGAGAACGGACTAACGGAGCGCGGTGCTGCTGATCTCGCCGCCTCTCTCCTCGCCAGCCGCTCGCTGGCAGGTCTGGACCTGGGGAGGAATAAACTGGGAGATTCCGGAGTGAAATTCCTGTGCGAGGCCCTGAGGAACCCAGACTGCGCAATGGAGCAAGTGAA GCTGTACGGAGTTAGCCTCACGCCTTGCTGTGCCCAGGACCTCGCCTCTGTCCTCCGTACCAACCGGTCACTGCAGGAGCTGGACCTGAGCAATAACAAGCTGGGGGATTCGGGAGCGAGGCTGCTGTCTGAGGCTCTGAGAAACACGGACAGCGCGATACAGAAGCTACG GCTGGACGATAACGGCCTCACAGATTCCTGTACCGAGGATCTCTCCTGCGCTCTCGGCACGAGCCGCTCATTGACGATTCTGTCCCTGCGCTCTAACGGCTTCACAGACAATTCCTACGAAGCTTTCTTCAACCTCATCCAGTGCTGCCAGAGCCTGGAGATGATCGG ACTGAGAGAGAATCAGTTCACTGCCAACGTGAGGAAACTCCTGAGATCCGTGCAGAAACCGCACTTGCAAGTGATTGTGTGA